A part of Brassica rapa cultivar Chiifu-401-42 chromosome A05, CAAS_Brap_v3.01, whole genome shotgun sequence genomic DNA contains:
- the LOC103869952 gene encoding E3 SUMO-protein ligase MMS21 yields MASASSSGGVAGRLRNASLVLVGDNDSTISDIRKAVTLMKNIAVQLEKDNQTEKVKDLENSVAELLDLYGDCAHRSSAIQSVANGYQPGEQLTDFKKLLDDEFTKLKATTPSVPENHHLMRQFREAVWNVHHAGEPMPGEDEEDIVMTSTQCPFLNVKCPVSGKPLTELTDPVRSIDCKHVYDKASIMHYIATNPNAKCPIAGCRGKLKNNKVVCDPMLKFEIEELRTMNKQSNRDEVIEDFTNADDED; encoded by the exons ATGGCGTCGGCGTCCTCTTCAGGCGGAGTCGCCGGAAGGCTTCGAAACGCATCGTTGGTTCTCGTAGGCGATAACGATTCCACAATCTCT GACATACGTAAAGCTGTGACTTTGATGAAGAACATTGCTGTTCAGCTGGAGAAAGATAACCAAACTGAGAAG GTTAAAGACCTTGAAAACTCTGTGGCTGAGCTGTTGGATTTGTATGGTGATTGTGCTCATCGTTCCTCAGCTATTCAATCTGTTGCAAATGGGTACCAGCCTGGAGAACAG TTAACTGACTTTAAAAAGTTGCTTGACGATGAGTTCACAAAGCTCAAGGCTACAACTCCTTCAGTGCCAGAAAATCATCATTTGATGCGCCAGTTCCGGGAAGCTGTTTGG AACGTTCATCATGCAGGTGAACCAATGCCTGGCGAAGACGAAGAGGACATTGTGATGACCAGTACTCAGTGCCCTTTCCTGAACGTCAAATGCCCTGTGAGCGGGAAGCCTCTCACTGAACTAACAGATCCAGTTCGCAG TATTGATTGCAAGCACGTGTACGACAAAGCTTCAATCATGCATTACATAGCCACCAATCCCAATGCGAAATGTCCTATAGCTG GCTGCCGAGGTAAACTGAAGAACAACAAAGTGGTTTGTGATCCAATGCTCAAGTTTGAAATCGAGGAGCTGCGCACAATGAACAAACAATCTAATAGAGACGAAGTGATTGAAGACTTCACAAATGCAGACGATGAAGATTAG